The Vibrio splendidus genome has a window encoding:
- a CDS encoding vWA domain-containing protein, which produces MTNLLNTSLLNIEFVWWWMFFLAPLPILVYLFSPRSESSSALRLPFLPEDSNTKTPSSRLPKALSVIIWLLLVTTMARPVWYGEPVEFQPKHRDLMLVVDLSGSMSQEDMQFNGEYIDRLSAVKHVLSDFIERRKGDRVGLVLFADHAYLQTPLTLDRDTLSQQLNQAVLKLIGTQTAIGDGIGLATKTFVDSDAPQRVMILLSDGSNTAGVLDPLEAADIAKKYNATIYTVGVGAGEMMVKEFFMTRKVNTAQDLDERTLMEIAKRTGGQYFRARDSKELATIYDTINQLEPVTNATKIWRPQQEWFVWPLSAAMFFAFMLLAIRRNNV; this is translated from the coding sequence ATGACTAATCTTTTAAACACGAGCTTACTAAACATCGAGTTCGTTTGGTGGTGGATGTTTTTCCTCGCGCCATTGCCAATCCTTGTTTACTTGTTCTCGCCAAGGTCAGAATCAAGCAGTGCCCTAAGGCTTCCATTTCTACCAGAAGACAGCAATACCAAAACGCCGAGCAGTCGCTTACCCAAGGCGTTGTCGGTCATCATCTGGCTTTTATTGGTAACGACCATGGCACGCCCAGTTTGGTACGGTGAACCAGTTGAGTTTCAGCCAAAACACCGTGATTTGATGTTAGTTGTCGACCTCTCCGGCTCGATGAGCCAAGAGGACATGCAATTCAATGGTGAATACATCGACCGCTTATCTGCAGTAAAACATGTATTGAGTGACTTTATTGAGCGACGCAAAGGTGACCGAGTCGGATTAGTGCTATTTGCTGATCACGCCTACTTGCAGACGCCACTGACGTTAGACAGAGACACGCTGTCACAACAACTCAATCAAGCGGTGTTAAAGCTTATCGGTACTCAAACTGCGATCGGTGATGGTATTGGCCTTGCCACCAAAACCTTTGTCGACAGCGACGCTCCTCAGCGTGTAATGATTCTACTCAGTGACGGCAGTAATACTGCGGGCGTATTAGATCCACTTGAAGCGGCGGATATTGCTAAGAAGTACAACGCGACGATTTACACCGTGGGTGTCGGTGCGGGTGAAATGATGGTCAAAGAGTTCTTCATGACTCGTAAGGTCAATACTGCTCAAGACTTGGATGAACGTACTCTAATGGAAATAGCCAAACGCACTGGCGGTCAGTACTTCCGAGCGCGAGACAGCAAAGAATTGGCAACGATTTACGACACCATCAACCAGTTAGAGCCCGTGACGAATGCCACTAAGATATGGCGACCACAACAAGAGTGGTTTGTCTGGCCTCTGTCTGCGGCAATGTTCTTTGCATTTATGCTGTTAGCCATTAGGAGAAACAATGTCTAA
- a CDS encoding VWA domain-containing protein, whose product MSNFTFIYPYWFFALAVLPAIWWLSKRQSKQGLLASHIARYLAPESSKPSKNRSTYFGVWWLVGVIALAGPSFEKNEQPSFEKTQARVVIMDMSMSMYATDIKPNRLTQVRYKALDLLSLWKEGLTGMVAYAGDAYTISPLTSDINTIKNLVPNLSPDIMPFQGGNAASAVKLAIEMMTRAHIYQGDLVLIGDDIDDQEKKEIDSLLSGSNWTLSVLAVGTESGAPISLPSGSMLQTDSGQTVVAKTNLDNMRDLTRRSGGTFTEVQFNNSDVEHIANYLDRVATTSEVTKTNNSLNTRVNNGFWLLPFLLLPALGLFRKGVIWCGLAVLVSFSQPNTAFANPWKTDDQVGYQLYQDEDFQQAAEQFEQQEWKGIAQYKAGDFEAAEQTLQGLSGEDTRYNLANAQAKQGKYDQAIKEYKRILESNPEHAYAKKNLEIVEQAQKQQQQQQQQQQQQQDDSESKDQNEQDQQGQQGQQGQQGQQNDSSQSSQDQQQSSADNGKSQSQSGSQDQSENQDQNTDQNQADSRSDSKTDEENDKQAVQQNKAEQVDKQPQDKGDSISQAAQAQEAAKEDTDNNAQQAAAQVSGQPMSSDPDMRKLEQVESARDPSQLLKAQMILQARQKSAPNNQNKKW is encoded by the coding sequence ATGTCTAACTTTACTTTTATCTACCCATATTGGTTCTTTGCTCTTGCCGTGCTGCCCGCTATTTGGTGGCTTAGCAAGAGACAATCTAAGCAAGGGCTATTGGCGTCACACATCGCCCGATACTTGGCGCCAGAATCAAGCAAGCCATCGAAAAACCGCAGCACTTATTTCGGTGTTTGGTGGTTAGTCGGTGTCATCGCATTGGCCGGTCCAAGCTTTGAAAAAAATGAACAGCCAAGCTTTGAAAAAACACAGGCGCGAGTTGTGATCATGGATATGTCGATGTCTATGTATGCCACTGACATTAAGCCAAACCGTTTAACACAGGTGCGATACAAGGCCCTGGATCTGCTTTCATTGTGGAAAGAAGGCCTTACGGGAATGGTAGCCTACGCAGGTGATGCTTACACCATCAGTCCGCTAACGTCAGACATCAATACCATCAAGAACCTCGTACCCAACCTTTCGCCAGATATCATGCCCTTCCAAGGAGGCAATGCAGCATCGGCAGTTAAGCTTGCGATTGAGATGATGACTCGAGCCCATATCTATCAAGGCGATCTGGTACTGATTGGCGATGATATCGATGATCAAGAGAAGAAAGAGATCGACTCGCTACTCTCTGGCAGCAATTGGACATTATCAGTCTTGGCTGTAGGCACGGAAAGTGGCGCGCCAATCTCTCTACCAAGCGGGTCGATGCTGCAAACAGATTCAGGGCAAACCGTGGTGGCAAAAACTAACTTAGACAATATGCGCGACCTGACTCGTCGCTCTGGTGGCACATTCACCGAGGTGCAATTTAATAACTCAGACGTTGAACACATCGCAAATTACCTCGACCGAGTTGCGACAACATCAGAAGTGACTAAAACCAACAACTCACTCAACACCAGAGTAAACAACGGCTTCTGGCTATTGCCGTTCCTGTTACTTCCTGCCCTTGGCCTATTTCGAAAAGGGGTCATTTGGTGTGGCCTAGCTGTACTTGTCTCGTTCAGCCAACCGAATACTGCGTTTGCAAATCCTTGGAAAACCGATGACCAAGTGGGTTATCAGTTGTATCAAGATGAGGACTTTCAACAAGCCGCAGAACAGTTCGAACAGCAAGAATGGAAAGGCATAGCGCAATACAAAGCCGGTGATTTTGAAGCGGCCGAACAGACGCTACAAGGTCTTTCTGGCGAAGATACTCGCTACAACCTCGCCAATGCACAAGCAAAGCAAGGTAAGTACGACCAAGCGATAAAAGAGTATAAACGTATTCTCGAAAGTAACCCTGAACATGCTTACGCGAAGAAGAACCTAGAGATTGTCGAACAAGCTCAGAAGCAACAGCAACAGCAACAGCAACAGCAACAGCAACAGCAAGACGATTCTGAGTCCAAAGACCAAAACGAACAAGACCAGCAAGGTCAGCAAGGTCAGCAAGGTCAGCAAGGTCAGCAAAATGATTCTTCGCAAAGCTCGCAGGATCAACAACAAAGCTCAGCTGACAATGGCAAGTCGCAAAGTCAAAGCGGCAGCCAAGATCAAAGTGAAAACCAAGATCAGAATACTGACCAAAACCAAGCTGATAGTCGCTCTGATTCCAAGACGGATGAAGAAAACGACAAGCAAGCTGTGCAACAAAACAAAGCGGAGCAAGTAGATAAACAGCCACAGGACAAGGGTGACTCAATATCTCAGGCAGCCCAAGCACAAGAGGCTGCTAAGGAAGACACTGATAACAACGCTCAACAAGCTGCCGCACAAGTATCAGGTCAACCTATGTCGAGCGATCCTGATATGCGAAAACTTGAGCAAGTAGAGAGTGCTCGCGACCCGAGCCAACTGCTGAAAGCGCAAATGATTCTACAAGCACGACAAAAAAGTGCTCCTAACAACCAAAACAAAAAGTGGTAA
- a CDS encoding BatD family protein translates to MRFLNKPFLSMLLTLLIGVFSSHSVFAATAVASVSQNSVTKDEVFLLRVATDEKVSSGALDLTPLQKDFYVGTPSFGSSMRIVNGSRTVSSEWNITLAPLRLGRLEIPSFDIEGAKTQPITINVAVNKAAPKQNDMAEFQLNLSKDSLYPQEVAELDVKLIIKADPRRLQDPKIAPPSSAQLDVEPIGESKQFQDVINGQEVTVVQQSFHISSQQAGQFQLQGPKLTGAVVYSTNNSSTTRLFQLDTPVETLDVTVNPVPKGYQGEWLPTSNFKLIQKWSDSQGNELTGSNALGGDKQNIEMEAGDSLTRTITMTASNLTQHQLPKLNITYPKSVRVYEEKPQFGTTQSGNAVVVYKQVLIPKESGSISLPGVSQTWFNTDSQSQKTSKALGLELSVQASDRVTSSTPPPVIETPTQQASPTIVTVENSGMWPYLTALFAALWLISSALAFYFWSRRGTAIKPKQKDERQSDTAEALIETLKAKDGVMTRTLFEQWKVDNSDLSDETLETIEAELTKLNQSLYAEAGSPSQSWDPALAIKAVKKPKRISNKTHKSTLERL, encoded by the coding sequence ATGCGATTTTTAAACAAGCCATTTTTATCAATGCTACTGACACTGCTAATCGGTGTTTTCTCGTCACATTCTGTATTCGCAGCGACCGCAGTGGCGAGCGTTTCCCAAAACAGTGTGACCAAAGATGAAGTCTTTCTACTTAGAGTGGCGACCGATGAAAAAGTATCGTCCGGTGCTTTAGATCTAACCCCTCTTCAGAAGGATTTCTACGTCGGCACCCCAAGCTTTGGGTCGTCGATGCGAATCGTCAATGGTAGCCGCACTGTGTCTAGCGAGTGGAATATTACCCTTGCCCCGCTTCGATTAGGCCGATTAGAGATTCCTAGTTTTGATATTGAAGGCGCAAAAACCCAACCGATCACCATCAACGTTGCGGTTAATAAAGCCGCTCCAAAGCAGAATGATATGGCCGAGTTTCAACTTAATCTGAGTAAAGACTCGCTATACCCTCAAGAGGTCGCGGAGCTTGATGTAAAACTCATCATTAAGGCTGATCCTAGAAGACTGCAAGATCCTAAAATTGCGCCACCAAGTTCAGCGCAATTAGATGTGGAACCGATTGGAGAGTCTAAGCAATTTCAAGATGTTATCAACGGACAAGAAGTCACGGTTGTTCAGCAATCTTTCCATATATCGTCACAACAAGCTGGGCAATTTCAGCTTCAAGGACCAAAGTTAACCGGTGCTGTTGTTTACTCAACCAACAACTCAAGCACAACGCGCCTTTTCCAACTCGACACGCCCGTTGAAACCTTAGATGTCACAGTGAATCCTGTACCAAAAGGCTATCAAGGTGAGTGGTTACCAACATCGAACTTCAAGTTGATTCAGAAATGGTCAGATAGCCAAGGCAACGAGCTGACAGGTAGCAATGCTTTAGGTGGCGACAAGCAGAATATTGAAATGGAAGCCGGTGATTCGTTAACTCGTACCATCACAATGACAGCCAGCAACTTGACCCAACACCAGTTACCAAAACTGAACATCACCTACCCTAAATCGGTGCGCGTGTATGAAGAGAAACCGCAATTTGGCACTACCCAATCCGGTAATGCTGTCGTTGTTTATAAGCAGGTTCTCATCCCTAAGGAATCTGGAAGCATCTCCCTGCCTGGTGTTTCTCAAACTTGGTTTAACACCGATTCGCAATCACAAAAAACCAGTAAGGCTCTTGGTCTTGAGTTGTCGGTTCAGGCGAGTGATCGCGTAACCTCAAGCACGCCGCCTCCTGTTATTGAAACACCAACTCAGCAAGCCAGCCCGACAATTGTTACCGTTGAAAACTCAGGAATGTGGCCTTATCTAACGGCGCTGTTTGCTGCGTTATGGTTAATCAGCTCGGCGCTTGCTTTCTACTTCTGGTCACGCCGCGGTACAGCAATAAAACCAAAGCAAAAAGATGAACGTCAATCCGATACAGCCGAAGCGCTTATTGAAACTCTAAAAGCGAAAGATGGCGTGATGACCAGAACCTTGTTTGAGCAATGGAAAGTAGATAATTCAGACTTGAGTGATGAGACGTTAGAAACAATCGAAGCTGAGCTCACCAAGCTAAATCAGAGTCTCTACGCTGAAGCTGGTTCACCAAGTCAGTCATGGGATCCAGCTCTAGCAATCAAAGCGGTTAAGAAACCAAAACGCATCTCGAACAAAACACACAAGAGCACATTAGAAAGGCTTTAA
- a CDS encoding sensor domain-containing diguanylate cyclase has translation MPVKAFAKQISATRDHRLLAESLFGYLVEVLAPKGIGVFAEPSPEGDSLPLFSCGELTSLDKYPSTFWPWVSQFDTADGVLPMSINTCKWEHMEVLGGESFIMMLDNAPACRTYLIVQNCNAQQINQTFDQDLDVLQLAAARWQCIRAEKNAALEIKHRDTREAQYLDEIKLRELFVENMKLVHQVALELSNPDSLDALYKASVEAVRDRLGFDRAIFMLLDMKKRCFSGTYGTDERGKTNSEHHTQYDLHQLEAEYIEALSDNHINLVIIEKAPLYTEGKVVGQGWNGMLILREGDKPVGWIAMDNYIHRSPITNYQKQMLESFGSLLSQIYIRKRQEQNIRMLHSSMVELSRCDSVSEVCKSAVSFAIQHLGIDRLAVFLTDKNCSYMQGTWGTDIKGDIVDESYYRSELVERDIVAAARACPNQVAFEESVPIYHDFNIVGVGWTAMTMLTTNMGEPIAFIAADNLLTRSPLTSQLREVIRIFASSLAEVLQRTMAQEELKKLNETLEQEVSKRTQELERANEQLDIISKLDPLTRLGNRRMLSQVLDDLNCDDQGAFATEHEVTFGLILVDLDHFGLYNTVYGHTEGDAALRTIGKILNAHVHSDKETFCRIGGEEFMLLMIGTHHSETKQRAESIRKCIEEAKILHCESSTSQYLTASVGYASITSDQRQFDFDLLYGKADKALYQAKDSGRNRIVSALKRRKVATPLI, from the coding sequence GTGCCTGTTAAAGCCTTTGCAAAACAAATATCTGCTACTCGCGACCACCGTCTGTTGGCAGAATCTCTTTTTGGTTACCTTGTTGAGGTGCTCGCGCCAAAAGGGATCGGAGTATTTGCCGAGCCATCACCAGAAGGCGATTCGTTACCCTTGTTTTCTTGCGGTGAGCTAACCTCCCTCGACAAGTATCCTTCAACCTTTTGGCCTTGGGTTTCCCAGTTTGATACCGCAGATGGTGTGCTTCCAATGTCTATCAATACTTGTAAGTGGGAACACATGGAGGTGCTGGGTGGTGAGTCGTTCATCATGATGCTAGACAACGCGCCTGCCTGCAGAACTTATTTAATTGTTCAAAATTGCAATGCTCAGCAGATCAACCAAACGTTCGACCAAGATCTTGATGTCCTTCAACTAGCCGCAGCTCGCTGGCAGTGTATTCGTGCGGAAAAGAACGCGGCACTTGAGATCAAACACAGAGACACACGTGAAGCGCAGTACCTTGATGAAATTAAGCTGCGAGAGCTATTTGTTGAGAACATGAAACTAGTCCATCAGGTCGCGTTAGAGCTTTCTAATCCTGACTCTTTGGATGCTTTGTATAAGGCTTCTGTTGAGGCTGTGCGCGACCGTCTAGGCTTTGACCGTGCGATCTTCATGTTACTCGATATGAAAAAGCGCTGCTTTAGTGGCACTTACGGCACCGATGAGCGGGGAAAAACTAACAGCGAGCATCATACTCAGTACGATTTACATCAACTTGAAGCCGAATACATTGAGGCGTTGTCTGACAATCACATCAACCTAGTTATTATTGAGAAAGCGCCGCTATACACCGAAGGCAAGGTCGTAGGGCAAGGTTGGAATGGCATGTTGATCTTACGTGAAGGGGATAAACCCGTCGGTTGGATCGCAATGGACAATTACATTCACCGTTCACCCATCACTAATTATCAAAAGCAGATGCTTGAATCCTTTGGTTCTCTGCTTTCTCAGATCTACATTCGTAAACGGCAAGAACAGAATATACGGATGTTGCACTCAAGCATGGTGGAGTTGTCTCGTTGCGATAGCGTCAGTGAAGTGTGTAAATCGGCGGTGAGCTTTGCGATTCAGCATTTAGGCATCGACCGACTGGCCGTTTTCCTCACCGATAAAAATTGCAGTTACATGCAAGGCACGTGGGGCACGGACATAAAAGGCGACATCGTCGATGAATCCTACTATCGCTCTGAGCTGGTGGAGCGTGACATTGTAGCTGCAGCTCGCGCTTGTCCTAATCAAGTTGCCTTTGAAGAATCGGTGCCTATTTATCACGATTTCAATATTGTGGGTGTCGGTTGGACGGCAATGACGATGCTCACCACCAATATGGGTGAGCCGATTGCGTTTATTGCCGCGGATAATTTACTGACTCGAAGCCCCCTAACGTCACAGCTCCGTGAGGTGATACGTATCTTTGCTTCGAGTTTAGCGGAGGTGCTACAGAGAACCATGGCGCAAGAGGAGCTCAAAAAGCTCAATGAAACGCTTGAGCAAGAGGTCAGTAAGCGCACTCAAGAGCTTGAACGAGCCAATGAGCAGTTGGATATCATCTCTAAATTAGACCCGCTGACACGTCTTGGAAATCGGCGTATGTTGTCGCAGGTTTTAGATGATCTCAATTGTGATGATCAAGGGGCATTTGCCACAGAGCACGAAGTCACGTTTGGACTCATTCTTGTTGACCTTGATCACTTTGGTTTGTACAACACGGTTTACGGGCATACAGAAGGTGACGCTGCTCTGCGCACCATTGGCAAGATACTTAATGCTCATGTTCATAGCGATAAAGAAACCTTCTGCCGTATTGGTGGTGAAGAGTTTATGTTGTTGATGATCGGCACTCATCACTCTGAAACTAAACAGCGTGCAGAGTCGATCAGAAAATGCATTGAAGAGGCGAAGATCCTTCATTGTGAAAGCAGCACTAGCCAGTATTTAACCGCATCTGTCGGTTATGCTTCAATCACCTCTGATCAACGCCAATTCGATTTCGATCTACTGTATGGCAAGGCAGACAAAGCCTTGTATCAAGCCAAAGATTCAGGGCGAAATCGAATTGTCTCTGCTCTAAAGCGAAGAAAGGTCGCGACGCCATTGATTTAG
- the pstB gene encoding phosphate ABC transporter ATP-binding protein PstB: protein MNKFDIENLDLFYGDNQALKSINLPIPTRQVTALIGPSGCGKSTLLRCLNRMNDLIEGVTIKGKLDMDGTNIYGNIDVADLRIRVGMVFQKPNPFPMSIYENVAYGLRAQGIKDKKHIDEVVESSLRSAALWDEVKDRLKAHAFGLSGGQQQRLCIARTIAMEPDVILMDEPTSALDPIATHKIEELMEDLKKDFTIVIVTHSMQQARRISDRTAFFLMGELVEHNETSVIFSEPKDDRTKGYVNGDFG from the coding sequence ATGAACAAATTTGATATTGAGAACCTAGATCTGTTTTACGGCGACAACCAAGCGCTTAAATCTATCAACCTGCCAATTCCAACGCGTCAGGTAACGGCTCTGATTGGCCCATCGGGTTGTGGCAAATCGACGCTGCTACGTTGTTTGAACCGTATGAATGACCTAATTGAAGGCGTTACTATCAAAGGTAAACTGGATATGGATGGCACAAACATCTACGGCAATATTGATGTGGCTGACCTACGTATTCGCGTAGGCATGGTATTCCAAAAGCCAAACCCATTCCCAATGAGCATCTACGAGAATGTAGCTTACGGCTTACGCGCTCAAGGTATCAAAGACAAGAAACACATTGATGAAGTAGTAGAAAGTTCACTACGCAGTGCGGCACTTTGGGATGAAGTGAAAGACCGTCTTAAAGCACACGCATTTGGTTTGTCTGGTGGTCAACAACAGCGTCTATGTATCGCTCGTACGATTGCAATGGAGCCGGATGTAATCCTGATGGATGAGCCTACATCGGCACTTGATCCAATCGCGACACACAAGATTGAAGAATTGATGGAAGATCTGAAGAAAGACTTCACTATCGTTATCGTAACGCACTCAATGCAGCAAGCGCGTCGTATCTCAGACCGCACGGCTTTCTTCCTAATGGGAGAGCTTGTAGAGCACAACGAAACGAGTGTTATCTTCAGCGAACCAAAAGATGATCGTACTAAAGGTTACGTAAACGGTGACTTTGGTTAA
- the pstA gene encoding phosphate ABC transporter permease PstA, with amino-acid sequence MDRVKLKQARQMKDNVLKGFIWAAAAVTVGFLFWIIWYILSNGLQYVDWNFITDDYTRTGEERGIFPMIIATIYMVIASIAVAAPLGIMTAIYLTEYAKVGSKLVKVIRFCTESLAGIPSIIFGLFGMTFFVSILGLGFSILSGALTLSILILPVIIRTTEEALMSVPQTYREGSYGLGASKIYTIWRLILPSAMPGILTSVILSIGRVIGESAPVFLTAGMVARVPESVFDSGRTLTVHLYKLTTELFTIDEWNQAYGTATVLIVLVLLINMVTKLIARRFNTATY; translated from the coding sequence ATGGATCGCGTAAAACTAAAACAAGCACGTCAAATGAAAGATAATGTCTTGAAAGGCTTTATCTGGGCGGCAGCAGCAGTCACCGTTGGTTTCTTATTCTGGATCATTTGGTACATCCTATCGAATGGCCTGCAATACGTAGACTGGAACTTCATCACCGACGACTACACTCGAACCGGTGAAGAACGTGGTATTTTCCCAATGATCATTGCCACGATCTACATGGTAATCGCATCGATTGCAGTGGCGGCGCCACTCGGCATTATGACGGCGATATACCTAACCGAATACGCTAAAGTTGGCAGTAAACTGGTTAAAGTGATTCGTTTCTGTACCGAATCTTTAGCGGGTATTCCATCGATTATCTTTGGTCTGTTCGGTATGACCTTCTTTGTTTCGATTCTTGGCCTTGGTTTCTCGATTTTGTCGGGTGCATTGACGCTGAGTATTCTTATTCTTCCTGTAATCATTCGAACTACAGAAGAAGCATTGATGTCAGTACCACAAACTTATCGTGAAGGTTCATACGGCCTTGGCGCTTCAAAAATCTACACTATCTGGCGTTTGATCTTACCAAGCGCAATGCCAGGTATCTTAACTTCGGTCATTCTTAGTATTGGTCGTGTAATTGGCGAATCAGCACCTGTATTTTTAACAGCAGGTATGGTGGCACGTGTTCCTGAGTCGGTATTCGATTCTGGCCGTACACTGACGGTTCACCTATATAAGCTGACAACAGAGCTATTTACTATCGATGAGTGGAACCAAGCCTACGGCACGGCGACAGTCCTAATCGTATTGGTTCTCTTGATCAACATGGTTACAAAACTGATTGCGAGACGCTTCAACACGGCAACTTACTAA
- the pstC gene encoding phosphate ABC transporter permease subunit PstC, with translation MTIANSEKLMNTEATQINKPSLRAKKRIDWRERIFHGLFLSSAVIGIVSLAVIAYFIVAESIPAFQEAGVSGIVLGVDWLPPALFGVATMIVASIVSTLGAVVVGVPVGVLTAIFIAEIAPKRLADIIRPAVELLAGIPSVVYGFFGLVIIVPMIQNIFQVPAGNTIFAGIIVLGIMILPTVITVSETSIRAVPRTYKEGSLALGASKIYTIFKLLVPAARSGIMTGVILGIGRALGETMAIIMVMGNAPAMPEGILDSARTLTANIAIEMSYASGIHASALYATGVVLLVFIMMLNGALLYLNREKTK, from the coding sequence ATGACCATCGCAAATAGTGAAAAGCTTATGAATACTGAAGCGACTCAAATCAACAAGCCAAGTCTACGTGCTAAGAAGCGCATCGACTGGAGAGAAAGAATCTTCCACGGCTTGTTCTTATCGAGTGCTGTAATCGGCATCGTATCACTAGCCGTTATCGCTTACTTTATCGTTGCAGAGAGTATCCCTGCATTCCAAGAGGCTGGTGTTTCTGGCATCGTTCTGGGTGTGGATTGGTTACCGCCAGCTCTATTCGGCGTTGCAACCATGATTGTTGCATCGATTGTCTCGACACTTGGCGCTGTAGTTGTTGGTGTACCCGTCGGTGTATTAACCGCTATTTTTATTGCTGAGATTGCTCCTAAGCGTCTTGCCGATATTATTCGACCAGCAGTTGAGCTTCTAGCGGGTATCCCGTCGGTAGTTTACGGCTTCTTCGGTCTAGTAATCATCGTTCCTATGATTCAGAACATCTTCCAAGTACCAGCGGGTAACACTATCTTCGCGGGTATCATTGTTCTGGGTATCATGATTCTTCCTACCGTTATTACGGTTTCTGAAACTTCGATCCGCGCTGTACCTCGTACGTACAAAGAAGGTTCACTTGCACTGGGTGCTTCGAAAATCTACACGATTTTTAAGTTACTCGTTCCTGCCGCACGTTCAGGCATTATGACGGGTGTGATTCTGGGTATCGGTCGTGCACTTGGCGAAACGATGGCAATCATCATGGTGATGGGTAATGCGCCAGCAATGCCAGAAGGTATTTTGGATTCGGCTCGTACTTTAACCGCAAACATTGCTATTGAAATGTCTTACGCAAGTGGTATTCACGCGAGTGCACTGTACGCAACCGGCGTTGTGCTTCTGGTATTCATCATGATGTTGAATGGTGCTCTGCTTTATCTTAATCGTGAAAAAACGAAGTAG
- a CDS encoding phosphate ABC transporter substrate-binding protein, translated as MKKTVIGAIALLGALTVNTASAKETISVVGSNSASPLVEVFAETYMNKGEPVFIEIQAPGSSAGIKAAKNGSADLGISSRDLKEEEKTADLKELVIARDGIAVVVNPNNEVSALTAEQITSIYKGDITNWKDVGGADKPIVAITRDTASGTRGAFEDIMKLKKKIGDKKVSAISQRAQVANGNGALKVSVASNPYAIGFISLGTVDNTVQALTIDGAAASVENVKNGSYKVARPFLVLYKAGAPTAETQQFLDWMVADEAQAIADKKGYITVN; from the coding sequence ATGAAAAAGACAGTTATCGGTGCAATCGCACTACTAGGCGCTCTAACAGTGAATACAGCTTCAGCTAAAGAAACTATCTCTGTAGTTGGCTCTAACAGTGCTTCTCCACTGGTTGAAGTTTTTGCAGAAACCTACATGAATAAAGGCGAACCAGTGTTCATCGAAATTCAAGCACCAGGTTCTTCTGCAGGCATCAAAGCAGCAAAAAATGGAAGTGCTGACCTTGGTATCTCTTCTCGTGACCTAAAAGAAGAAGAGAAAACAGCTGACCTGAAAGAGCTCGTTATCGCTCGTGACGGTATCGCAGTTGTTGTTAACCCAAATAACGAAGTATCTGCTCTTACAGCTGAGCAAATCACTTCAATCTACAAAGGCGACATCACTAACTGGAAAGATGTTGGTGGTGCTGACAAGCCAATCGTAGCAATCACTCGTGATACTGCATCTGGTACACGTGGTGCATTCGAAGACATCATGAAACTTAAGAAGAAGATTGGCGACAAGAAAGTATCGGCTATCTCTCAACGTGCACAAGTTGCAAACGGTAACGGTGCACTTAAAGTTTCTGTAGCAAGCAACCCATACGCTATCGGCTTCATCTCTCTTGGTACTGTAGATAACACAGTTCAAGCTCTAACTATCGACGGCGCAGCAGCATCAGTTGAGAACGTAAAGAACGGTTCTTACAAAGTTGCTCGTCCTTTCCTAGTTCTTTACAAAGCCGGCGCTCCAACAGCTGAAACTCAACAATTCCTAGATTGGATGGTTGCAGATGAAGCTCAAGCTATCGCTGACAAGAAAGGCTACATCACAGTTAACTAA